In Rhizobium sp. WSM4643, the following are encoded in one genomic region:
- a CDS encoding DUF1127 domain-containing protein, whose translation MRMIDRTIELDCGKRTPTFSQRLAAGLAPLASLFRVFRNRMEINALHDLNDAQLRDIGLSRADLTSAFLASTFFEDPSEHLTRSARNRWRLSSFLRPYEEQER comes from the coding sequence ATGCGCATGATAGACCGAACAATAGAGCTCGACTGCGGCAAGCGGACCCCGACGTTTTCCCAGCGTCTGGCAGCAGGCCTCGCACCGTTGGCCTCCCTCTTTCGCGTGTTCCGCAATCGCATGGAGATCAACGCGCTGCATGATCTGAACGACGCGCAGCTGAGGGATATCGGCCTTAGCAGGGCCGACCTGACCTCTGCGTTCCTGGCCTCGACCTTCTTCGAGGACCCGTCGGAACATCTGACGCGCTCGGCGCGCAATCGCTGGCGCCTGTCGTCGTTCTTGCGCCCCTACGAAGAGCAGGAGCGTTAA
- a CDS encoding MAPEG family protein: MTGYQIFWPLLAHVALVYGLYALLGLRRAKMVRAGTIAKSDYRENRREPAESLAVKNCLANQFELPVLFYACCILLYITEADNLVSAGLAWAFVALRYAHAAIHVTSNDLRYRSPIFAAGYLVLAAMWVWLGAWMVMS, from the coding sequence ATGACCGGCTATCAAATCTTCTGGCCACTCCTTGCCCATGTGGCCCTGGTCTATGGTCTGTATGCGCTTCTTGGGCTTCGGCGCGCAAAAATGGTCCGCGCCGGCACCATCGCGAAATCGGATTATCGCGAAAACCGCCGCGAGCCGGCCGAAAGCCTTGCCGTCAAGAACTGTCTCGCCAACCAGTTCGAACTGCCGGTTCTCTTCTACGCCTGCTGCATTCTTCTCTATATCACCGAGGCCGACAATCTCGTTTCCGCCGGCCTCGCCTGGGCCTTCGTCGCCCTGCGCTACGCCCACGCCGCCATCCATGTCACCAGCAACGACCTGCGTTATCGCAGCCCGATCTTCGCCGCCGGTTACCTGGTGCTTGCCGCCATGTGGGTCTGGCTCGGCGCATGGATGGTAATGAGCTGA
- a CDS encoding TetR family transcriptional regulator produces MGAESMERIGLRRKPKQERSIQRLDLILAAAAKIIAEKGVSAMRMTELAIAAKVPIGSVYQYFPEKAAIVKALFDQHASAIQAKMAAMFADVQSLDQALDRVCAIIDWYYDSYHNDPVYLGVWMGTETDQDLLQLNIEHSGRVAGVFHDAVRQLAPDFCDEDMYARTYLFSHLIGAVIRLAAVSEEALARRMLDEWKRVIRASLFATTLPRAA; encoded by the coding sequence ATGGGCGCGGAAAGCATGGAACGCATCGGCTTGCGCAGGAAGCCGAAGCAGGAGCGCAGCATCCAGAGGCTGGACCTCATTCTCGCTGCCGCCGCCAAGATCATCGCCGAAAAGGGCGTCAGCGCCATGCGGATGACGGAACTCGCCATTGCCGCCAAGGTGCCGATCGGTTCGGTTTACCAGTATTTCCCGGAGAAGGCGGCAATCGTCAAAGCCCTGTTCGACCAGCACGCCTCGGCGATCCAGGCGAAGATGGCGGCGATGTTTGCCGACGTCCAGTCACTCGACCAGGCGCTGGACCGCGTCTGCGCCATCATCGACTGGTATTACGATTCCTACCACAACGATCCCGTCTATCTCGGCGTCTGGATGGGAACGGAGACCGATCAGGATCTGTTGCAGCTGAATATAGAACATAGCGGTCGCGTCGCCGGTGTCTTTCATGACGCCGTGCGCCAGCTGGCTCCCGACTTTTGCGACGAAGACATGTATGCGCGCACTTACCTGTTCAGCCACCTGATCGGCGCTGTCATCCGGCTAGCCGCCGTGAGCGAGGAGGCCTTGGCGCGGCGCATGCTCGATGAGTGGAAGCGCGTCATCCGCGCCTCCCTTTTTGCCACGACCCTGCCGCGCGCCGCCTGA
- a CDS encoding LysR substrate-binding domain-containing protein translates to MSAPLDLDQLQTFIAIVDSGSFTKAADRVYKTQSAVSMQMRRLEERIGKQLFIKDGRGNRLTVEGEKLLNYARRIIRLNNEAIAAFDDNRLEGMLRIGTPDDYADRYMPEIIGRFAKTHPNVELYIVCEPSVDLAERMHKGELDIALVTHNPRERMSDVVRTEPLCWVGSANHPIRDDAPVPLAVGRRDCQWRQLACSALDAVGREHQILFTSWSCTVVAAAVLAGMAVSVMPESALRTGMKVLSQADGFPALPPVQIGIMKRPGVSLSLMNAITAHITACLDNITPAVVDDSLEADVKSAQARLYPRLKAANMVPSW, encoded by the coding sequence ATGTCCGCGCCTCTTGATCTCGACCAATTGCAGACTTTCATCGCCATCGTCGATTCCGGCAGCTTCACCAAAGCCGCCGACAGGGTCTACAAGACCCAATCGGCCGTCTCCATGCAGATGCGCCGTCTCGAGGAACGCATCGGCAAGCAGCTGTTCATCAAAGACGGACGCGGCAACCGGCTGACGGTCGAGGGCGAAAAGCTGCTCAACTATGCCCGGCGCATCATTCGCCTCAATAACGAAGCGATCGCCGCTTTCGACGACAACAGGCTGGAGGGCATGCTGCGCATCGGCACGCCGGACGATTATGCCGACCGCTACATGCCCGAAATCATCGGCCGCTTCGCCAAGACGCATCCGAATGTCGAGCTCTATATCGTCTGCGAGCCCTCGGTGGATCTTGCCGAGCGCATGCATAAGGGCGAGCTCGATATCGCGCTCGTCACCCACAATCCGCGCGAGCGCATGTCCGATGTGGTGAGAACCGAGCCGCTCTGCTGGGTGGGCTCGGCCAACCATCCGATCCGCGACGACGCACCGGTGCCACTTGCCGTCGGCCGGCGCGACTGCCAATGGCGCCAGCTCGCCTGCTCGGCGCTCGATGCGGTGGGGCGCGAGCACCAGATCCTGTTCACCAGCTGGTCCTGTACCGTCGTTGCCGCTGCCGTGCTTGCCGGCATGGCCGTTTCGGTGATGCCGGAATCGGCGCTGCGGACGGGCATGAAGGTGCTGAGCCAGGCGGACGGCTTTCCGGCGCTGCCGCCGGTGCAGATCGGCATCATGAAGCGGCCGGGCGTTTCGCTCTCGCTGATGAACGCGATCACGGCGCACATCACCGCCTGTCTCGACAACATCACGCCGGCTGTCGTCGACGACAGCCTCGAGGCGGACGTCAAATCCGCCCAGGCGCGCCTTTATCCGCGGCTGAAGGCGGCCAATATGGTCCCAAGCTGGTAA